One segment of Opitutaceae bacterium DNA contains the following:
- a CDS encoding GldG family protein — protein sequence MSFADSFRAARWMRLTNLVLQAVLFTTLFAGLNYVAPHYFRRYDLTRFRTHSLSPETISYLTSLRAPVEIIVTLSEDDENGEIAQAARDLAGILKEYVYQTEGNVDAARAHDGRITVKFLDVYQRRRDAEQLEVGPNSVLVRSGDRRRLVGLEELYRIENRKKTAFQAEQALTAAILSVANPERKKIVFLLGHGEMHPDDVERSRGLSVLRDSLRLRNFDLEGMDLAQIREIPKDALVIIPGPIARYGAPEVNLLRTWMLTEAGRLILLLGPGANHGLDLLLDEWGLLVDDARIFDNGPDGQNEEGDLIMRSLNKDSPITASLHSNGLPVRFGTARPARPDPARRPDAGLQVLPLIQTAGTAWGERSYRLHMAPKYDPGVDIPGPVVVASSSERVTPPKESNLPFSVRGGRIVVFGSADFIANDRIEAQGNLTVLLNAINWCVDRDAQLNVPAQPITRLQLSLSQNELSRLRYSLLLGVPGAAALLGLIVFWTRRR from the coding sequence ATGAGTTTTGCCGACAGTTTTCGTGCCGCCCGCTGGATGCGCCTCACCAACCTGGTGCTTCAGGCCGTGCTCTTCACCACACTATTTGCCGGACTGAACTATGTCGCCCCGCACTACTTCCGGCGCTATGATCTGACCCGTTTTCGCACGCACTCCCTCTCGCCGGAAACCATTTCATACCTCACCAGCCTGCGCGCCCCTGTCGAAATCATCGTCACCCTTTCGGAGGACGACGAAAATGGGGAGATTGCCCAGGCCGCGCGCGACCTGGCTGGAATCCTGAAGGAATACGTCTATCAAACCGAGGGCAACGTCGACGCAGCCCGCGCCCATGACGGGCGCATAACCGTGAAGTTCCTCGATGTCTATCAGCGCCGGCGCGACGCTGAGCAACTGGAGGTCGGACCCAATTCAGTGCTCGTGCGAAGCGGCGACCGGCGGCGCCTCGTCGGCCTGGAGGAGCTTTACAGGATCGAGAACAGGAAAAAGACGGCGTTTCAGGCCGAACAGGCATTGACCGCGGCCATACTCAGCGTGGCCAATCCCGAGCGGAAGAAGATCGTGTTTCTCCTCGGTCACGGCGAGATGCATCCGGACGATGTCGAGCGCAGCCGGGGACTCTCCGTTCTTCGCGACAGCCTGAGGCTCCGCAACTTCGACCTCGAGGGCATGGATCTGGCGCAGATCAGGGAGATTCCCAAGGACGCGCTTGTCATCATTCCGGGGCCCATCGCGCGGTACGGCGCACCCGAGGTGAATCTGCTGCGGACCTGGATGCTCACAGAGGCGGGGCGCCTGATCCTGCTGCTCGGACCTGGCGCGAATCACGGGCTGGATCTCCTCCTCGACGAATGGGGCCTGCTTGTGGATGATGCGAGGATCTTCGACAACGGGCCCGATGGCCAGAATGAGGAGGGCGATCTGATCATGCGCAGTCTGAACAAGGACAGCCCAATCACCGCGTCCCTGCATTCCAATGGCCTGCCCGTGCGTTTCGGAACCGCGCGGCCCGCCCGCCCCGATCCCGCGCGCCGCCCCGATGCCGGGCTTCAGGTGCTGCCTCTGATCCAGACCGCAGGCACCGCCTGGGGCGAACGGAGCTACCGACTGCACATGGCGCCGAAGTATGATCCCGGCGTGGATATTCCCGGTCCGGTTGTGGTCGCATCGTCCTCGGAGCGCGTCACTCCCCCGAAGGAATCGAATCTTCCGTTCAGTGTCAGGGGGGGAAGAATCGTGGTTTTTGGAAGCGCCGATTTCATTGCCAATGATCGCATTGAGGCCCAGGGGAATCTGACCGTGCTGCTCAACGCGATCAACTGGTGCGTCGACCGCGACGCCCAGCTCAACGTTCCCGCGCAACCCATAACGCGCCTGCAGCTTTCGCTCAGCCAAAACGAGCTTTCCCGGCTTCGCTACAGCCTGCTTCTGGGCGTCCCCGGTGCCGCTGCACTGCTGGGCCTGATTGTCTTTTGGACACGCCGCCGCTAG
- a CDS encoding ABC transporter permease subunit, giving the protein MRHYLTILNHEIRMLLVNPGTYIAAVLFLAVMGFFFTGMLEGYSGAGQEQSPATIFFRFFFIPVFFMVPLLTMKCLAEERRLGTLETLLTTPVTTTEVVLAKFGSAYVLYLALWASTGGFFYVLHRFAGDRFIDPGPLVGGYLFIAVSGLLFVAIGVFASSLSRNVAVAGILSFTLLFGLIVGLNFLETMAVIDLEFMRPVKAAVHYAQVFEHLDDFSRGVVDTRQIIFYLSGTILTLIFSILGVEAKLLQG; this is encoded by the coding sequence ATGCGCCACTACCTCACGATCCTCAACCACGAAATCCGGATGCTTCTTGTCAATCCGGGCACCTATATCGCCGCTGTTCTCTTTCTCGCGGTGATGGGGTTCTTTTTCACGGGAATGCTTGAAGGATACAGTGGCGCAGGCCAGGAGCAGTCACCCGCCACGATATTCTTCCGGTTCTTCTTCATCCCGGTTTTCTTCATGGTGCCGCTTCTGACCATGAAGTGCCTTGCGGAGGAGAGAAGGCTCGGCACGCTCGAAACACTGCTCACGACCCCCGTCACCACGACTGAAGTGGTGCTTGCGAAGTTCGGCTCCGCCTACGTGCTTTATCTCGCGCTCTGGGCATCAACGGGGGGGTTCTTCTACGTGCTTCACCGCTTTGCGGGAGACCGGTTCATTGATCCGGGCCCGCTGGTCGGAGGATACCTGTTCATTGCGGTTTCCGGACTCCTGTTTGTCGCAATCGGCGTTTTCGCGAGCTCGCTCTCCCGCAATGTGGCTGTCGCGGGAATACTCTCGTTCACCCTGCTTTTCGGACTGATCGTCGGGCTGAATTTTCTGGAGACAATGGCGGTGATCGACCTTGAGTTCATGCGCCCGGTCAAGGCCGCGGTGCACTACGCGCAGGTGTTCGAGCACCTCGATGACTTCAGTCGCGGCGTGGTGGATACGCGCCAGATCATATTTTACCTGAGCGGAACGATCCTCACGCTCATCTTCAGCATCCTCGGAGTTGAGGCCAAGCTGCTTCAGGGTTGA
- a CDS encoding ABC transporter ATP-binding protein: MQEALPEPAIEVSQLVKSYRGLHAVNRISFTVGRGEIVGFLGPNGAGKSTTMRILTGYVPATSGIVRVCGIPVATRAEEVKRIIGYMPENNPLPEDMRVSEYLYYRGRLKEIPRSRLGPRLDEVLERCDLTRVRHRILGQLSKGNRQRVGIAEAILAEPPVIIMDEPTIGLDPHQILIVRDLIASLRGRMTVIISSHILPEIEMTCDRVLIINRGQLVAQGTPSDLRREFMGGARYQVEFAGDGATLAEMLRQFDPTFVVEFTPGDSMPASASDPSAAECHRAFVTAQHEGDQAESLLRALATDPRIRLRSFTHSHPSLEDVFLAATRRSWDIVDSPSHK, translated from the coding sequence ATGCAAGAAGCTCTCCCTGAACCGGCCATCGAGGTCTCGCAACTGGTCAAATCCTACCGCGGCCTGCATGCGGTCAACAGGATCAGTTTCACGGTCGGCCGCGGGGAAATAGTGGGATTTCTGGGTCCCAACGGCGCAGGCAAATCAACAACGATGCGGATTTTGACCGGTTACGTGCCCGCGACGTCGGGCATTGTTCGAGTGTGCGGCATCCCGGTCGCGACGCGCGCGGAGGAGGTGAAGCGCATCATCGGTTACATGCCCGAAAACAACCCGCTCCCGGAGGACATGCGGGTCTCCGAGTACCTCTACTATCGCGGCAGGTTGAAGGAGATACCCAGAAGCCGCCTGGGGCCGCGGCTCGACGAGGTCCTTGAGCGCTGCGATCTGACGCGGGTTCGCCATCGCATCCTCGGTCAGCTCTCCAAGGGCAACCGCCAGCGGGTGGGAATAGCGGAGGCGATTCTTGCCGAACCTCCGGTCATCATCATGGACGAGCCCACGATCGGGCTGGATCCGCATCAGATCCTGATCGTTCGAGACCTGATAGCCAGCCTGCGCGGACGAATGACTGTCATCATTTCATCGCACATCCTCCCCGAGATAGAGATGACCTGCGACCGCGTGCTGATCATCAACCGCGGGCAGCTTGTGGCGCAGGGCACGCCGTCCGACCTGCGCCGCGAGTTCATGGGCGGCGCCCGCTACCAGGTGGAGTTTGCCGGCGACGGCGCCACCCTTGCCGAAATGCTTCGGCAGTTCGATCCCACGTTTGTGGTCGAGTTCACCCCGGGAGATTCGATGCCCGCCAGTGCCTCGGACCCGTCAGCGGCGGAATGCCACCGGGCATTCGTGACGGCGCAGCATGAAGGAGACCAGGCGGAGTCCCTGCTTCGTGCGCTCGCCACCGATCCCCGCATCCGGCTTAGATCGTTCACTCACTCGCATCCGAGTCTTGAGGATGTTTTCCTGGCGGCCACGAGGCGCAGCTGGGACATCGTCGACTCTCCCAGCCACAAATGA
- a CDS encoding biotin--[acetyl-CoA-carboxylase] ligase, which produces MDSTESHILRELLASDGEYVSGAALARKLGISRVAIWQHMENLRSHGFTFQAVRARGYRLISKPDGMDASLVRAYLPLRNRRLTLTLLDTVDSTNDEATRELANGRAAPFVILSREQSQGRGRLGRRWLSQSNGNLYMSFAFRPHVAPARMPIFTLWMGANLCELIANFCRASPELKWPNDILFGGLKAGGMLTEARIDADEIRDLVFGLGLNLHKPEAGWPSELRTRATSLDAHAAAPIDVNKFAAAVIGRVLLAYERFVEGLPAGELADIWNRHDALRGKQIAASTGTSTISGKAAGIDEEGALLVRTDSGRIERLRAGEVTLTIGAAS; this is translated from the coding sequence ATGGATTCGACCGAATCCCACATTCTCCGGGAGCTGCTGGCTTCCGACGGTGAATATGTTTCCGGAGCCGCGCTGGCGAGGAAGCTTGGCATCAGCCGCGTGGCCATCTGGCAGCACATGGAGAACCTGCGGTCCCACGGATTCACCTTTCAAGCGGTGCGCGCGCGAGGCTACCGGCTCATCTCCAAGCCCGATGGAATGGACGCCTCGCTCGTGCGCGCATACCTTCCGCTGCGGAATCGAAGGCTGACCCTGACTCTGCTCGACACCGTCGACTCCACCAATGATGAGGCGACCCGCGAGCTTGCCAATGGAAGAGCAGCCCCCTTCGTCATTCTTTCGCGGGAGCAAAGCCAGGGGCGGGGCCGGCTAGGGCGCCGGTGGCTCTCCCAGTCGAACGGAAACCTGTACATGTCCTTCGCATTCCGTCCGCACGTGGCGCCGGCGCGAATGCCCATATTCACCCTCTGGATGGGGGCGAATCTCTGTGAATTGATCGCCAATTTCTGTCGCGCATCACCCGAGCTGAAGTGGCCGAACGACATCCTGTTTGGCGGCCTCAAGGCGGGCGGCATGCTCACGGAGGCGAGAATCGACGCCGACGAGATTCGCGATCTGGTCTTCGGGCTTGGGTTGAATCTGCACAAGCCTGAAGCGGGCTGGCCGAGCGAGTTGCGCACACGTGCCACGTCGCTTGATGCGCATGCGGCAGCACCCATTGACGTCAACAAGTTCGCCGCCGCCGTGATTGGCAGGGTGCTTCTGGCATACGAGAGATTCGTCGAGGGACTGCCAGCCGGTGAACTGGCCGATATCTGGAATCGCCACGATGCTCTTCGAGGAAAACAAATTGCCGCCTCAACAGGCACCAGCACGATTTCAGGGAAGGCGGCGGGCATCGATGAGGAAGGCGCGCTTCTGGTGCGGACCGACAGCGGCCGCATCGAGCGCCTGAGGGCCGGGGAGGTCACGCTGACGATTGGAGCCGCCTCGTGA
- the nadC gene encoding carboxylating nicotinate-nucleotide diphosphorylase, producing MAAVAEHLIRRISWDDLDKAYLRRLVEIARDEDLKGLGLFPPPVRQGDASTACINGSPAAAEAHIVARRSMTTCGLPLVPLILSIYGGRATVQMRVKDGASVDAGQTLATLAGDPRILLSAERVILNFLQRLSGVATQTRRYSDALGRGRTRLLDTRKTTPAFRMLEKYAVACGGGWNHRLGLFDRVMLKDNHLALLGFHGDADPGYGATRVGRSLAAAVARAKSASPELPVEVEVDTLEQIPPVIDAGADVILLDNFTLPRIRKALKMIRGRTFTEASGGITLKGLPRLAGLGLDFVSTGALVHQSAWMDIGLDWRT from the coding sequence ATGGCTGCAGTAGCTGAGCACCTGATTCGACGAATCTCGTGGGATGACCTCGACAAGGCCTACCTGCGCAGGCTTGTGGAGATAGCGCGGGACGAGGACCTGAAGGGTCTGGGACTCTTCCCTCCTCCAGTCCGCCAAGGCGATGCCTCCACCGCCTGCATCAACGGATCACCCGCGGCGGCGGAAGCGCACATTGTTGCGCGCCGGAGCATGACGACCTGCGGGCTTCCCCTTGTTCCCCTTATACTTTCCATATACGGCGGACGGGCGACGGTGCAAATGCGCGTGAAGGACGGCGCCTCGGTGGATGCAGGACAGACGCTCGCAACGCTGGCCGGGGATCCGCGCATACTGCTGTCCGCGGAACGGGTCATCCTGAACTTCCTCCAGCGACTCTCCGGTGTCGCCACGCAGACGCGCAGATATTCAGACGCGCTGGGCCGCGGTCGTACCCGGCTTCTGGATACACGCAAGACAACACCGGCGTTCCGCATGCTTGAAAAATATGCGGTTGCCTGCGGCGGTGGATGGAACCACAGGCTCGGTCTTTTTGATCGTGTGATGCTGAAGGACAATCACCTTGCCCTGCTGGGCTTCCACGGCGATGCCGATCCTGGATACGGCGCGACCCGCGTCGGCCGGAGTCTCGCTGCGGCCGTCGCTCGTGCAAAAAGCGCGTCGCCGGAACTCCCCGTGGAAGTGGAGGTCGACACACTCGAACAGATTCCGCCGGTGATCGACGCCGGCGCCGACGTGATTCTCCTCGATAATTTCACTCTCCCTCGCATCAGGAAGGCCCTGAAGATGATTCGCGGTCGCACGTTCACCGAAGCGAGCGGCGGCATCACGCTGAAGGGCCTGCCCCGTCTCGCCGGTCTTGGCCTCGATTTCGTGTCCACGGGGGCGCTCGTGCATCAAAGCGCCTGGATGGACATCGGCCTCGATTGGAGAACCTGA
- a CDS encoding carboxypeptidase M32, with translation MPESAPSIASYSHLITKLKRSHLVGTISGLLGWDEQVNLPPDSADQRAEQMALLAEIGHSTAADPEIGSLLQNLETAPVSLSEDQKTVVRHARRDYDRVTRLPSDFVAERARLNSNAYHAWAKARAANDFPGYAPFLERHLEFARREAEFLGWGDRPYDYALDKHDPGMTTEVIAGLFAELKEGLLPLVADLLAAPRKPTAGLLRGFPVADQREFLHEVTERIGFNYRRGRLDVSLHPFCEGAGADVRMTTRYNEDEPLDSLFSSIHETGHGLYEQGLPLEDQGTPLGQAIGMAVHESQSRLWENQVSRSRAFWRFFEPRFRARFPSQTRSLSSEELHRAINAVEPTLIRVDADEVTYNLHILLRFEIEQQLFSGKLAVREIPGEWNRLSGQLLGMTPPSDSKGVLQDVHWSGGAFGYFPSYCLGNMIAAQLWYKAWEDLPNLDSDFEAGRFDRLLTWLRHSIHEQGRRFDTLGIVKHVTGSELSPKYLLRYLRERYSALYLS, from the coding sequence ATGCCGGAATCCGCGCCTTCCATCGCGTCCTATTCTCACCTTATAACCAAGCTCAAACGCAGCCATCTCGTCGGGACCATTTCCGGTCTTCTGGGCTGGGACGAGCAGGTCAACCTGCCGCCTGACAGCGCCGACCAGCGCGCCGAGCAGATGGCCCTGCTCGCTGAAATCGGGCATTCGACCGCTGCGGATCCCGAAATCGGAAGCCTGCTTCAGAACCTCGAGACCGCCCCGGTCTCCCTCAGCGAGGACCAGAAAACGGTGGTCCGGCATGCGCGGCGCGACTATGATCGCGTAACCCGCCTCCCCTCCGATTTTGTCGCCGAGCGCGCCCGCCTGAACAGCAATGCCTACCATGCCTGGGCAAAGGCGAGGGCGGCGAACGACTTTCCCGGCTACGCGCCTTTTCTGGAGAGACATCTCGAGTTTGCACGTCGCGAGGCGGAATTCCTGGGGTGGGGCGACCGACCCTACGACTACGCCTTGGACAAGCATGACCCTGGGATGACGACGGAGGTCATTGCCGGACTCTTTGCGGAATTGAAGGAAGGGCTCCTCCCTCTGGTGGCGGATCTACTCGCGGCCCCGCGCAAACCGACCGCCGGTTTGTTACGCGGGTTTCCGGTTGCGGATCAGAGGGAGTTTCTTCACGAAGTGACCGAACGCATCGGCTTCAATTATCGCCGCGGACGTCTTGATGTTTCGCTTCATCCCTTTTGCGAAGGCGCCGGAGCGGACGTCCGAATGACGACGCGCTACAATGAGGACGAGCCGCTGGATTCGCTATTCAGTTCAATCCACGAAACCGGGCACGGACTTTACGAGCAGGGATTGCCGCTCGAGGATCAGGGAACTCCGCTGGGGCAGGCGATCGGCATGGCGGTGCATGAATCGCAAAGCCGCCTCTGGGAAAACCAGGTGTCGCGCAGCCGCGCGTTCTGGAGGTTTTTTGAACCGCGATTTCGCGCGCGCTTTCCAAGCCAGACACGGTCCCTTTCGAGCGAAGAGCTCCATCGGGCGATCAACGCCGTTGAGCCAACGCTGATCCGGGTCGATGCGGACGAAGTCACCTACAACCTTCACATCCTGCTCCGGTTCGAAATCGAACAGCAGCTATTCTCCGGAAAGCTGGCTGTCAGGGAGATTCCTGGTGAATGGAACCGGCTGTCCGGCCAGTTGCTTGGAATGACGCCGCCGAGTGACAGCAAGGGAGTGCTGCAGGACGTCCATTGGAGCGGAGGTGCGTTCGGATACTTCCCGAGCTACTGCCTGGGCAACATGATCGCCGCACAGTTGTGGTACAAGGCCTGGGAGGATCTGCCCAATCTTGATTCAGACTTCGAAGCCGGACGATTCGACCGCCTGCTGACCTGGTTGAGACATTCAATCCATGAGCAAGGCCGTCGTTTCGACACGCTTGGCATCGTGAAGCACGTCACCGGGAGTGAACTCTCGCCGAAGTATCTGCTTCGGTACCTGCGCGAGCGCTACTCGGCACTCTACCTCTCATAG
- a CDS encoding TatD family hydrolase yields the protein MGLVDTHAHLETFARRGELNAVLERARIAGLEGVITIGTSVDDWDLYRGIAQANPGFVDCTVGLHPCSVGEDWPAQLARIEFYWAETASPRPVALGETGLDRFHLPTDRAEADRVFSRQRDVFAESLRIARKLATRVVVHSRGAFQECMEMVDASGVDWSRVVFHCFVEGPAEIEALNERGGRGSFTGVLTYKNAENVRAALKRQGLQRLMLETDAPYLAPVPHRGKGNEPALLAHTAAIAAEVLGVSPEDLARQSTQTAREFFGIQAMKSIP from the coding sequence ATGGGCCTGGTCGACACGCACGCTCACCTGGAGACTTTCGCGCGGAGAGGGGAGCTCAATGCCGTTTTGGAACGCGCTAGGATCGCCGGACTCGAGGGAGTCATCACCATCGGCACTTCTGTGGACGACTGGGACTTGTATCGCGGCATCGCGCAAGCAAACCCGGGATTCGTGGACTGCACGGTGGGGCTTCATCCGTGTTCGGTTGGAGAGGACTGGCCGGCGCAGCTGGCCCGCATCGAGTTCTACTGGGCGGAAACCGCATCGCCGCGCCCGGTCGCCCTGGGGGAAACCGGTCTCGATCGATTTCATCTCCCCACGGATCGGGCTGAGGCTGACAGGGTGTTTTCCCGCCAGCGGGATGTGTTCGCCGAGAGTCTTCGAATCGCCCGGAAGCTCGCGACCCGCGTGGTTGTGCATTCGCGCGGAGCCTTCCAGGAGTGCATGGAGATGGTCGACGCCAGCGGTGTCGACTGGTCGCGCGTCGTGTTTCATTGCTTTGTCGAGGGGCCTGCCGAAATCGAGGCATTGAACGAGCGCGGAGGGCGAGGCTCCTTCACCGGAGTGCTGACCTACAAGAATGCGGAGAACGTTCGCGCTGCGCTCAAGCGGCAGGGTCTTCAACGGCTCATGTTGGAAACGGACGCCCCCTATCTCGCTCCGGTGCCCCATCGCGGAAAAGGCAATGAACCAGCCCTCCTCGCGCACACCGCCGCCATTGCAGCGGAGGTGCTTGGGGTGTCGCCTGAGGACCTGGCCCGCCAAAGCACGCAAACCGCGAGGGAATTTTTCGGGATTCAGGCCATGAAGTCCATCCCTTGA
- a CDS encoding prolyl oligopeptidase family serine peptidase has protein sequence MNFAEKIAAPVLIVQGKDDRTVPPKQARKLVDALEKAGRQPQAIYFSGEGHSFSREKDRAKLFAEIGQFLATNLAPKSGG, from the coding sequence GTGAACTTTGCGGAAAAGATCGCCGCGCCGGTGCTGATTGTGCAGGGCAAGGACGATCGCACCGTGCCGCCGAAGCAGGCGCGAAAGCTGGTCGACGCGCTGGAGAAGGCCGGCCGCCAGCCGCAGGCGATCTATTTCTCAGGCGAAGGCCACAGTTTCTCCAGGGAAAAGGACCGCGCGAAGCTGTTCGCGGAGATCGGGCAATTCCTGGCGACGAATCTCGCTCCGAAATCAGGCGGTTGA
- a CDS encoding type II toxin-antitoxin system RelE/ParE family toxin — MAEVIWSDPALVQLDSIAEYIALDKPEAAKSVVQQVLAITDHLQRFRFMGRPVPEFPHPLYRQVWIRPCWIYYRMDGADVRILHVRRAEQQSSVEDLRHGEP; from the coding sequence ATGGCTGAAGTAATCTGGTCTGATCCGGCGCTGGTTCAGCTCGATTCGATTGCTGAATACATTGCGCTCGACAAGCCAGAAGCGGCCAAGTCCGTTGTTCAGCAGGTCCTCGCAATCACCGACCACCTGCAACGTTTTCGATTCATGGGCAGACCAGTGCCGGAGTTCCCGCATCCCCTGTATCGTCAAGTATGGATTCGCCCGTGCTGGATCTACTACAGAATGGATGGAGCCGATGTCCGCATTCTCCATGTGCGCCGGGCTGAACAGCAGTCCAGTGTAGAAGACCTCCGTCATGGCGAACCATAG
- a CDS encoding type II toxin-antitoxin system Phd/YefM family antitoxin — MKTELVTTLKRRATTIIAELQEARDPVLITQHGRPAAYLVDVGTYDEMNRRLSVLEGIALGEQAMREGRTASQAEARKRLRKWLK; from the coding sequence GTGAAGACTGAACTTGTTACGACCCTCAAGCGACGTGCAACCACAATCATTGCGGAGCTTCAGGAGGCACGAGATCCAGTCCTGATTACCCAGCATGGTCGACCAGCGGCCTATTTGGTCGATGTTGGAACCTACGACGAAATGAATCGCAGGTTGTCGGTTCTGGAAGGAATCGCTCTTGGAGAGCAAGCGATGCGTGAAGGACGGACCGCGTCGCAAGCCGAAGCCAGGAAGCGCCTCCGCAAATGGCTGAAGTAA
- a CDS encoding type II toxin-antitoxin system Phd/YefM family antitoxin — protein MKTIRISEAKRNFTRIFARAKRGETVILQNGDDYMQLVPCAVSDPAPVYPVGSFRHTEEVVAMINAAPTDSRPVRNE, from the coding sequence ATGAAGACAATCAGGATTTCCGAGGCCAAGCGCAATTTCACCCGCATCTTCGCCCGCGCGAAGCGTGGTGAGACGGTCATACTCCAGAATGGCGACGACTACATGCAGTTGGTCCCCTGCGCGGTCTCGGATCCAGCACCGGTGTACCCTGTCGGCTCCTTTCGCCACACGGAGGAGGTGGTGGCGATGATAAACGCCGCTCCCACTGACTCCCGTCCAGTTCGCAACGAATGA
- a CDS encoding type II toxin-antitoxin system PemK/MazF family toxin, with translation MKNKHGVTLRQWEVVKVRFRPNDRDEHPAIVVSNDEHCGDSRLARLNVLYGTKTSPGNPPRPHQALVNSAEGLDFLTAVDCSYFYTVKKDAITQSIGTVGIERRRALKRTIIAACRLQ, from the coding sequence ATGAAGAACAAGCACGGCGTCACCCTGCGACAATGGGAGGTGGTGAAGGTCCGCTTCCGGCCAAACGACCGCGACGAGCATCCCGCCATTGTGGTTTCCAACGATGAGCATTGCGGGGACTCCCGGCTCGCGCGACTCAATGTTCTTTACGGAACAAAGACCTCACCCGGCAATCCACCCCGGCCGCACCAGGCATTGGTCAATTCCGCTGAGGGGCTCGATTTTCTGACCGCGGTGGACTGCAGCTATTTTTACACGGTGAAGAAGGATGCGATCACCCAATCCATCGGCACAGTGGGAATTGAAAGGCGACGAGCGCTGAAGCGGACGATCATCGCGGCCTGCCGGCTTCAGTGA
- a CDS encoding DUF3445 domain-containing protein: MTALADLFPNQDFRHRLTLKRGGTRSFFQVRNREALMERRRWLDADPTPYVAAIDEAEPLVAQLESLASEWNEPSFRPSTSGSAPARLITLGKAFESDLLLLRPDSANRFVLMAGVVCFPSSWALAEKIGHPLDFIHAVVPGLNSSIGSIIDTFLSRLEPGIAYERSNWGIAATPELNLHPSLNRPRLKAPLPPDRTWIRVEDQILNTGVIREGQSLLLNLIDAALVSLAAQDWIAHSARPRPVGSRMNLN; the protein is encoded by the coding sequence GTGACCGCCCTCGCCGACCTGTTTCCCAACCAGGATTTCCGCCACAGACTCACCCTCAAACGCGGCGGCACCCGCTCCTTTTTCCAGGTGCGGAACCGCGAGGCGCTGATGGAGAGGCGTCGGTGGCTCGACGCCGACCCCACGCCGTATGTCGCCGCAATTGATGAAGCAGAGCCGCTTGTGGCGCAGCTTGAATCTCTTGCCAGCGAATGGAATGAACCTTCGTTTCGTCCATCCACAAGCGGCAGTGCCCCGGCCAGACTCATCACTCTTGGAAAGGCATTCGAATCGGATCTTCTCCTGCTTCGACCAGACTCCGCGAATCGGTTTGTCCTCATGGCGGGAGTCGTCTGTTTCCCTTCCTCATGGGCCCTGGCCGAAAAGATCGGCCATCCCCTCGATTTCATTCACGCAGTCGTGCCCGGCCTGAATTCCTCGATTGGATCAATCATCGACACCTTTCTGTCGAGACTCGAACCGGGAATCGCCTATGAGCGATCCAACTGGGGAATAGCTGCGACGCCCGAACTGAATCTTCATCCCTCCCTCAATCGCCCGCGTCTCAAAGCGCCTCTGCCCCCGGACCGGACATGGATTCGCGTGGAAGACCAGATTCTAAACACAGGGGTAATCCGAGAGGGTCAGTCCTTACTACTAAACCTGATTGACGCCGCACTTGTTAGCCTGGCGGCGCAGGATTGGATTGCGCACTCCGCACGTCCACGACCTGTCGGTTCACGGATGAACTTGAATTGA